In one Brevibacillus choshinensis genomic region, the following are encoded:
- a CDS encoding ParM/StbA family protein yields the protein MQFHFFVGNDNGNSEHDIFVDGRLIQQPNVNCAVDGLPWSEEQSPESIIKNLQDQLIVTIDSPSARPGMYFIGKFALDSGELLDTMQVGIDYKYDVDLPIVNTLGQIASVAVQKVFEEEKGIPENIEVQVDMATVLPITQHTDEASAKFERRFMAGPHNVTVHLGKMRVTVKVIFDFTKVVPEATPVTFALQKDEEGNWREGDIFNEFAQNYSLQENFNGSYFKDKRILHTDIGDGSTEYPITEGNKLLRQFVHGSNHGAGYAIEEALDEFNRLIHLPDSPRQFFSDVMKNPNHKYHSKAIKTLRRPLEGQAKQIITNIRKQLTKARNEIDVICVYGGGSILMRSILHPMLKDLCEEREIKLLYIPPQYAVTMNAKGLDAFVRGKIYEALKERAKQAV from the coding sequence ATGCAATTTCACTTTTTTGTGGGAAATGACAATGGTAATAGCGAGCATGATATTTTCGTTGACGGAAGGCTTATCCAGCAACCTAATGTGAATTGTGCGGTAGATGGACTACCTTGGAGTGAAGAGCAATCTCCGGAAAGCATTATTAAAAACCTCCAGGATCAACTAATTGTCACGATCGATTCTCCTTCTGCACGACCAGGAATGTATTTCATTGGAAAGTTCGCATTAGACAGCGGTGAATTATTGGATACCATGCAAGTTGGGATTGACTACAAATATGATGTGGATTTGCCAATCGTGAATACATTGGGACAAATCGCGTCAGTAGCTGTTCAAAAAGTATTTGAAGAGGAAAAAGGCATTCCTGAAAATATCGAAGTACAAGTGGATATGGCAACAGTACTCCCTATTACCCAGCATACTGACGAGGCATCAGCAAAATTTGAAAGAAGGTTTATGGCTGGTCCCCATAATGTTACCGTTCACCTTGGAAAAATGCGGGTAACCGTTAAAGTGATATTTGATTTTACCAAAGTAGTGCCTGAAGCTACTCCCGTCACCTTTGCCCTTCAGAAAGACGAGGAAGGGAATTGGAGGGAAGGCGATATTTTTAACGAGTTTGCACAAAACTATTCTTTGCAAGAGAATTTCAACGGCAGTTATTTTAAAGACAAACGTATTTTGCATACGGATATTGGAGATGGATCGACGGAATATCCGATTACGGAAGGCAACAAGCTCTTGCGTCAATTTGTGCATGGAAGCAATCACGGAGCTGGTTATGCCATTGAAGAAGCCCTGGATGAATTTAATCGATTGATTCATTTGCCGGACAGTCCTAGACAATTTTTTAGTGATGTAATGAAAAATCCGAACCATAAATATCATTCCAAGGCAATAAAAACGCTGCGAAGACCGCTCGAAGGGCAAGCCAAACAGATCATTACCAACATTAGAAAGCAACTTACAAAAGCGAGAAACGAAATCGACGTGATATGTGTGTATGGTGGGGGAAGTATACTAATGCGTTCCATCCTGCATCCAATGCTGAAGGATTTATGTGAAGAGAGGGAAATCAAGCTTTTATATATCCCACCTCAATACGCTGTTACGATGAATGCCAAAGGATTGGATGCCTTTGTGCGGGGGAAGATTTACGAGGCCCTAAAGGAAAGAGCCAAACAAGCCGTTTAG
- a CDS encoding small acid-soluble spore protein H — protein sequence MNKQRAKEIAASPVMANVTCNGIPIYIQHVDEEAEMARIYPLDQRENEQSVPVNSLTEHETRLH from the coding sequence ATGAACAAACAACGTGCTAAAGAGATTGCCGCTTCACCTGTTATGGCCAATGTTACCTGTAACGGAATTCCAATCTATATCCAACATGTAGATGAAGAAGCTGAAATGGCTAGAATCTATCCGCTCGACCAACGGGAAAACGAACAAAGTGTGCCTGTTAACAGTTTAACAGAACATGAAACCAGACTACATTGA
- a CDS encoding ATP-grasp domain-containing protein, whose product MRKNIKVMVTGAGSPGAPGVIKSLRKVSQMHIEIIGVDTSAHATGFPLSDEFYTIPKASDNHFISDVLNICRSEKIDTILPMVTKELLEFSKNKQLFLDSGTVVSVSDYDNLVIANDKGKLLHKLALIGIPTPAFEIVQTAETLKEAISRLGYPQHPVCFKPTISNGSRGFRILDPNINRATMMFKEKPNSTYTSMNDLFDILEHVDEIPEIIVMEYLPGKEYSVDVLANNGKVVTAIPRLREATVGGITTSGIVVKETDIIEYASKVVVELGLHGNIGVQIRRDSNHDPKILEINPRMQGTIVHCLGAGVNLPYLAIKLALGLRIEPHELLVKWGTRMNRYWEEIYFDTYGSPFSL is encoded by the coding sequence GTGAGAAAAAATATAAAAGTGATGGTAACCGGGGCAGGATCCCCAGGAGCACCCGGGGTTATTAAATCATTGAGAAAGGTATCCCAAATGCACATTGAAATTATCGGGGTGGATACTTCTGCTCATGCGACGGGCTTCCCGTTGTCTGATGAATTCTACACGATTCCAAAAGCTAGTGATAATCATTTTATCAGCGATGTGTTGAATATTTGTAGAAGCGAAAAAATAGATACGATTCTTCCTATGGTAACAAAGGAGCTGCTTGAATTTTCAAAGAATAAGCAGCTTTTTTTAGATAGTGGAACAGTCGTATCCGTGTCGGACTATGACAATTTGGTGATAGCAAACGATAAAGGGAAATTACTGCATAAGTTAGCCCTGATTGGGATCCCTACTCCTGCATTCGAAATTGTACAAACGGCCGAAACATTAAAAGAAGCGATTTCTCGCCTCGGCTATCCCCAGCATCCCGTATGTTTTAAACCAACCATCTCTAATGGAAGCAGAGGATTTCGAATTTTAGATCCCAACATAAATAGGGCGACTATGATGTTCAAAGAAAAGCCCAACTCAACTTACACTAGCATGAATGATTTATTTGATATTTTGGAGCACGTCGATGAAATACCGGAAATCATCGTGATGGAGTACCTGCCGGGCAAGGAGTACAGTGTGGATGTATTAGCTAATAACGGGAAAGTAGTAACAGCTATTCCCCGACTTCGCGAAGCAACGGTTGGAGGAATAACAACAAGCGGCATTGTAGTTAAAGAAACTGACATCATTGAGTATGCGTCTAAAGTTGTTGTTGAACTTGGATTGCATGGAAATATTGGTGTTCAAATCCGTCGCGACAGTAATCATGATCCAAAAATATTAGAGATCAATCCCAGGATGCAAGGGACCATCGTCCATTGTCTGGGGGCGGGAGTAAACTTGCCTTATTTGGCCATTAAGCTCGCGTTAGGCTTGCGAATCGAACCTCATGAACTTTTGGTTAAATGGGGAACCCGAATGAACAGGTATTGGGAGGAGATATATTTTGATACTTATGGATCTCCATTCTCACTCTAA
- a CDS encoding D-glucuronyl C5-epimerase family protein — protein sequence MTFQMPDFSHAFAQRSRDLYHIRFLDDGYPGKVIENEIVPHPLFGTFVIRDYVTQFEETGAPQLKEAIMRVADAAISRMEKFHDAIVFWYPLESSYNYSNQLYYSGLTQSHYMQLFSKVYELTGETRYKIAAEKMFASLKIPVDSGGVYHLSSYGPTVQETPMSPISHILNGWLSAITNIKRFADTFKHKEAHQFWEENMSTLMKMLPLFDIPKLANTRYLLNGPVAFKLVTTIQNVEIHKVKLKVPDEGIYDITLPEIKKSWSNFIEPRSVRVEGPKILFNNKKAKITALVSRYPYPSENKLILTLASPENTTLSVEMQHGEFLPTKNRQQNCQFTQIAHVPLAKGFNQLEISIPRDLSELVGYPTIFKQIGTRYYNNYHFIHIVKMEDFYQDTGENIFKHYAEKWNEYVKMWPTMELYNGMEARTYEFIRLR from the coding sequence ATGACATTTCAAATGCCGGACTTTAGCCATGCATTTGCGCAACGCAGTCGTGACCTCTACCATATTCGTTTCTTGGATGACGGATATCCAGGAAAAGTGATAGAGAACGAAATCGTACCTCATCCGCTTTTCGGAACGTTTGTTATACGAGATTACGTAACACAGTTTGAAGAAACAGGCGCCCCCCAATTGAAGGAAGCGATCATGCGAGTTGCCGATGCAGCGATTTCAAGAATGGAGAAATTCCATGATGCAATCGTATTTTGGTATCCGCTTGAAAGTTCGTACAATTATTCAAATCAACTCTACTACTCCGGTCTCACTCAGTCTCACTACATGCAGTTGTTTTCAAAGGTATATGAATTGACAGGGGAAACGAGATATAAAATCGCCGCAGAAAAAATGTTCGCAAGCCTTAAAATTCCTGTGGATAGCGGCGGTGTGTACCATTTGAGCTCGTATGGCCCTACGGTTCAGGAGACTCCCATGAGCCCTATCAGCCATATACTTAATGGGTGGCTCTCAGCGATTACCAATATCAAAAGGTTCGCGGACACATTTAAGCATAAAGAGGCGCATCAATTTTGGGAAGAGAACATGTCGACTCTAATGAAAATGCTTCCTCTCTTCGATATACCTAAGTTGGCTAACACCCGATATCTCTTGAATGGTCCCGTAGCATTTAAGCTTGTTACGACAATCCAGAACGTAGAGATTCATAAGGTTAAGCTAAAAGTACCAGATGAAGGTATTTATGACATCACCCTACCGGAAATAAAGAAATCTTGGTCTAATTTTATTGAGCCTCGTTCTGTGAGAGTCGAAGGACCAAAGATCTTGTTCAACAATAAGAAAGCGAAAATAACTGCATTGGTAAGCAGGTATCCATATCCCAGCGAAAATAAATTGATTCTAACACTCGCGAGTCCTGAAAATACTACATTATCTGTTGAAATGCAGCATGGTGAATTTCTGCCCACGAAAAATAGACAGCAAAATTGCCAGTTTACACAAATTGCTCATGTACCTTTAGCCAAAGGTTTTAATCAGCTAGAGATTTCCATTCCTCGGGATTTATCTGAATTGGTAGGCTATCCTACTATATTTAAACAAATTGGAACTCGTTATTATAATAACTACCATTTTATTCATATCGTAAAAATGGAGGATTTTTATCAGGATACCGGAGAAAACATTTTTAAACATTATGCTGAAAAATGGAATGAATACGTGAAAATGTGGCCAACCATGGAGCTGTATAATGGAATGGAGGCAAGAACCTATGAATTCATCAGGTTACGTTAA
- a CDS encoding nucleotide sugar dehydrogenase — MGLEEKSNAASKKEIVAVIGLGYVGLPLALSFVKKGFEVIGIDLDQQKIKQLQQGLSYFPDIHDSVVRSAVTSQRLIVTDNYNGLKSAETIILCIPTPLTPYDTPDLSCLTQAAQEMSRRIMTGQLIILESSTYPGTTKEVLLPILEKSGLKVGKDIYLGYSPERIDPGNSQYSIEEINKVVSGVTETCSRKVYDLYSQVFSQVITVSSTEAAELTKLVENSYRFINISFVNELAIICDSLNINVWEIIDAASTKPFGFSAFYPGPGIGGHCIPVDPLYLNWKIKKYGLDSYFIDISNKINHKIPKYIVEQIKYRLAPHRPIKHSDILLYGVAYKQNVGDVRGSSALEIMKLLQYEGANVSYHDPFVPYVQIDELKLSSVELTDELLQKSDCIVIITDHANIPLQRILEHASLVFDTRNATKGMEGKASVYRLGGGQ, encoded by the coding sequence ATGGGATTAGAAGAGAAATCAAATGCAGCAAGTAAAAAAGAAATAGTAGCCGTAATCGGATTAGGATATGTTGGCCTCCCTCTGGCTCTTAGTTTTGTCAAGAAAGGTTTCGAAGTGATTGGAATTGATCTGGACCAACAAAAAATAAAACAACTCCAGCAGGGGTTAAGCTATTTTCCTGATATACACGATTCTGTTGTTCGATCGGCTGTTACTTCCCAACGATTAATCGTAACCGATAATTACAACGGGTTAAAGTCTGCAGAAACCATCATCCTTTGTATTCCTACTCCTTTAACTCCATATGATACTCCCGATTTAAGTTGTTTAACGCAAGCTGCCCAAGAGATGAGCCGCAGAATCATGACAGGGCAGTTGATCATATTGGAAAGCTCAACTTATCCCGGTACCACCAAGGAAGTATTGCTACCGATACTGGAGAAATCCGGTCTAAAAGTAGGAAAAGATATTTACCTCGGATATTCTCCCGAACGAATTGATCCAGGAAATAGTCAATATTCGATTGAAGAAATAAACAAGGTAGTTAGCGGCGTAACAGAGACATGTTCCCGTAAGGTTTATGATTTATATTCCCAGGTTTTTAGCCAAGTGATCACAGTATCCTCCACGGAAGCAGCAGAGCTGACAAAGCTTGTTGAAAATTCATACCGGTTTATCAATATTTCTTTTGTGAATGAATTAGCGATTATATGTGACTCGCTGAATATTAATGTGTGGGAAATTATCGATGCGGCCAGTACGAAACCTTTTGGATTTTCGGCATTTTATCCTGGGCCGGGAATTGGTGGACACTGCATACCGGTCGACCCGTTGTATTTGAATTGGAAAATAAAGAAATACGGTCTGGATAGTTATTTTATTGATATATCCAACAAGATAAATCATAAAATCCCGAAGTATATCGTAGAGCAAATTAAATATCGTCTGGCTCCGCACCGGCCAATTAAGCACTCAGATATTTTGCTATATGGGGTAGCTTACAAACAGAATGTCGGAGATGTGAGAGGATCAAGTGCGCTGGAAATTATGAAACTGCTGCAATATGAAGGGGCTAATGTTTCTTATCACGATCCTTTCGTTCCTTACGTCCAGATAGACGAATTGAAACTGAGCAGTGTGGAACTGACCGATGAACTACTGCAAAAATCCGATTGTATTGTCATCATTACAGATCATGCGAATATTCCATTGCAACGTATTTTGGAGCATGCATCGCTTGTTTTTGATACCCGCAATGCTACGAAAGGAATGGAGGGAAAAGCAAGCGTTTATCGCCTTGGGGGTGGACAATAA
- a CDS encoding polysaccharide deacetylase family protein, producing MENNENKHADSFHYKEKIIVLIYHDISPNPFIKPHYTVSPEQFKNHLDALIEYGYQIISVEDLLKFSLYNHNAPLNSVVITFDDGNESFYTYAYPLLKQYGFPATNFIKVGFVGRRNKFTWDQMREMKASKMSFFSHTYNQHRLSEDGTPILKCPLFLEKQKRFETQNEYHSRIKADLQLAEKRIHEELGEQPKLLAFPFNGYNETVLEIGKEIGIELFFTSKKGTNKRNQPIINRLIVGSANHSAENLIEQIKQYHTK from the coding sequence GTGGAAAATAATGAAAATAAACATGCTGATTCATTTCATTATAAAGAAAAAATCATCGTACTTATCTATCATGATATCTCCCCTAATCCTTTCATAAAGCCTCATTACACAGTTTCTCCTGAACAGTTCAAGAACCATTTAGATGCTCTGATAGAGTATGGTTACCAAATCATAAGTGTGGAAGATTTGTTAAAGTTCAGCCTTTATAACCATAATGCTCCATTAAACAGTGTTGTCATTACGTTTGACGATGGAAATGAGAGTTTTTATACGTATGCCTATCCTCTTTTAAAGCAATATGGATTCCCTGCTACGAATTTTATTAAAGTTGGTTTTGTTGGTAGACGGAATAAATTTACTTGGGATCAGATGAGAGAAATGAAGGCAAGCAAAATGAGCTTTTTTAGTCATACCTACAATCAACATCGTCTAAGTGAAGATGGAACACCTATATTAAAATGTCCTCTTTTTCTTGAAAAACAAAAACGTTTTGAAACCCAAAACGAATACCATAGTCGTATTAAAGCAGACCTTCAATTAGCCGAAAAGCGAATTCATGAAGAGTTAGGAGAGCAACCCAAACTTCTCGCATTTCCTTTTAACGGATATAACGAAACTGTATTAGAAATCGGAAAAGAAATTGGTATCGAATTATTTTTTACTTCTAAAAAGGGTACCAACAAAAGAAATCAACCAATTATTAATCGTCTCATTGTTGGAAGTGCTAATCATTCTGCTGAAAATTTGATTGAGCAAATCAAACAATATCACACAAAATAA
- a CDS encoding PHP domain-containing protein, giving the protein MDLHSHSNYSDGKNSIEQMVGVAVELGYAAIAITDHVWKTSDWIEDFSKHMRKVKKIFAKDIYVFSGLEAKVINLEGDIDAAPDVESKVDFLLGSIHRIPFSGGYYSTSKGILDSEQEIYNNWITSFENLLKNPRVDIIAHPLAELKRFHIELSQKQKIEIAELLDGSGKFVEINVRHNAPDQDMIELLRIHKTKVVVSSDSHSMEDLKRYYPALKNIYSLPLNFVTLTDLTK; this is encoded by the coding sequence ATGGATCTCCATTCTCACTCTAATTATTCGGACGGGAAAAACAGTATCGAACAGATGGTTGGCGTTGCAGTCGAATTGGGGTATGCAGCAATAGCAATCACCGATCATGTCTGGAAGACCAGTGATTGGATTGAGGATTTTTCGAAACATATGAGAAAAGTAAAAAAAATATTTGCTAAAGATATTTATGTATTTAGCGGTTTGGAGGCAAAAGTAATCAATTTGGAAGGCGATATAGACGCTGCTCCCGATGTTGAATCGAAGGTTGATTTTCTGTTGGGTTCCATTCATCGAATCCCCTTTTCAGGAGGGTATTACAGTACTTCAAAAGGCATTTTAGATTCAGAACAGGAAATTTACAATAATTGGATCACTTCCTTTGAAAATTTGTTAAAAAACCCAAGGGTTGATATTATAGCCCATCCATTAGCTGAACTTAAGCGTTTTCATATTGAACTTAGTCAAAAACAAAAGATAGAAATTGCCGAGTTATTGGATGGGAGTGGAAAATTCGTGGAAATTAACGTCAGGCACAATGCACCAGATCAAGATATGATAGAACTTCTTCGAATACACAAGACCAAAGTAGTTGTTTCCTCAGACAGCCATTCAATGGAGGACTTAAAAAGGTATTATCCTGCATTGAAAAACATATATAGCCTACCTTTGAATTTTGTTACGCTGACTGATCTAACGAAATAA